The proteins below come from a single Esox lucius isolate fEsoLuc1 chromosome 7, fEsoLuc1.pri, whole genome shotgun sequence genomic window:
- the usp28 gene encoding ubiquitin carboxyl-terminal hydrolase 28 isoform X2 encodes MRVKQQSEHGEHSTNSSQLLINQLREITSIQDPQILLRALNASQGDISHAVGLLTTQPAENGQGTPETPDKEGNIEAWEAQTDASPKDDLQTAIELSLQESQAEERELNRALEASVEDSAARVKRKRCEPQGESSSPADWIRQEDWPVGIRNVGNTCWFSAVIQSLFHLPVFRRLVLNYCLSERILEKCKSPSDKRNIAFMQELRCLFALMTGSTRRFVDPSAAVELLRDAFRTSEAQQDVSEFTHKLLDWLEDAFQLAANGNSPEDKKENPMVQLFYGTFVAERIHEGKILSNIEQFGQYPLQVNGFNNLDECLEGAMVEGEIEALYSDQTISSGSERWFSTLPPVLTFELSRFEFNQSLGRPEKIHKKLEFPQIIYMDRLLYVNRYLHKNNEQTHSRRGEAKKLKEQLTVLQQKLECYRHYGSGPVKYPLADMLQYVLEFACTKPSSVSPAEDVRPASSSPTPSSSNLQHADANDTSQCQEPGEAGPSDGPACQQQPPLGQRTPIYKPFTQCRPIMDSPPHPAPHCVAEEELRFVKTCLQRWRTEVENNINELKASIDRVSQELEGMYSDNSLCQVPYRLHAVLVHEGQASAGHYWAYIYDHHNQHWMKYNDVIVTESSWEELVRDSYGGITNASAYCLMYINDNLPHLIAEDTDNETGQATKGMDSLPAVLRRYVREDNRWFQQELKDWEEQFCQPPRDEPAAPTAASPSPCGPSQDQPAEPGHALEPTGEQEQEPEAEPAAVPTVELGEPVPRSQPPSPVPDSPESPGSSTEDDQQAGSVTPEEGERQEHSQLPPPRSLSPAAETSGQAQAAAVIPDPSTGVSPEADGRPEVTEARGEAAEAPDSQVDGTDGQDASAASTRRHQQSEDMVSEVEIPNVGKILVRADTDGYNEEMMLTPAMQGIIMAIAKARQVFDSDGPEAGLIKAFHEEYSRLFELSQEETTPQRDPRLHHALVYFFQNQAPNRVIERTLLEGFTDRNLSFDDRSISIMREARAKLRLIKPEDMDMEEYMQWHDDYSLFRTVFVYLLTGLEQYQHGKVREALNYLNHAYKDNAMLLRRGDRRGVDQSLIALHRRRCLKEVNDNAAMLFRSSEVSDVEDGVVIMNEAVIPCMQLMSRPDTVSQEDLDTMEAIRSHWCSYLGVDLEDSLQEKLGEFLPRVLDCSTEMVVLKDPPTVRSKVPHDLCSRLAAIMESITNTSAVAVK; translated from the exons AGCCAATTGCTGATCAACCAGCTCAGGGAGATCACTAGCATCCAAGACCCACAGATCCTCCTCAGAGCCCTGAAT GCAAGCCAGGGAGACATCAGCCATGCTGTTGGACTGCTGACCACACAGCCTGCTGAGAATGGCCAGGGCACTCCAGAGACTCCAGACAAAGAAGGCAACATTGAGGCCTGGGAGGCCCAGACAG aTGCTTCTCCTAAAGATGACCTTCAGACAGCCATCGAACTCAGCTTGCAAGAATCCCAGGCAGAGGAAAGAGAACTCAACAG GGCCTTGGAGGCCAGTGTGGAGGACAGTGCTGCACGGGTGAAGAGGAAGCGCTGTGAACCCCAAGGCGAGAGCTCCAGCCCTGCAGATTGGATCCGCCAGGAGGATTGGCCTGTGGGCATCCGCAATGTGGGCAACACCTGCTGGTTCAGTGCCGTCATACAG TCCCTGTTTCACCTGCCCGTGTTCCGCAGATTGGTACTCAACTACTGCCTGTCTGAGCGAATCCTGGAGAAGTGTAAGAGCCCCTCG GACAAGAGGAACATAGCCTTCATGCAGGAGCTGCGCTGTCTTTTTGCTCTCATGACCGGCTCCACTCGTAGGTTCGTGGACCCCTCTGCTGCCGTGGAGCTTCTGAGAGACGCTTTCAGAACCAGTGAGGCCCAACAG GATGTTAGTGAGTTCACCCACAAACTCCTTGACTGGCTTGAAGATGCCTTTCAGCTGGCTGCTAATGGAAA caGTCCggaagacaaaaaagaaaatccaatgGTTCAGCTTTTCTATGGGACTTTTGTGGCAGAGAGAATACATGAGG GCAAGATCTTATCAAACATCGAGCAATTTGGCCAGTACCCCTTACAAGTAAACGGTTTCAACAACTTGGATGAATGTCTGGAAGGTGCAATGGTAGAGGGGGAGATTGAAGCTCTGTATTCTGATCAAACCATTTCATCTGGCAGTGAG AGGTGGTTCTCGACATTGCCACCCGTGTTGACCTTTGAACTGTCCAGGTTTGAGTTCAACCAGTCTTTAGGACGCCCTGagaaaatccacaagaaattGGAGTTTCCACAAATAATTTATATGGACCG TTTACTGTATGTGAACAGATACCTTCACAAAAACAATGAGCAGACCCAtagcaggagaggagaggccaagaaactgaaggagcaGCTCACAGTCCTGCAACAAAAACTGGAGTG ctacagacACTATGGCTCCGGGCCTGTTAAGTATCCACTGGCAGACATGTTACAGTATGTGTTGGAGTTTGCCTGCACTAAGCCCAGCAGTGTGTCCCCAGCTGAAGACGTGAGGCCGGcttcctcctcccccacccCGTCCAGCAGCAACCTCCAGCACGCAGACGCCAACGACACCAG TCAGTGCCAGGAGCCAGGAGAAGCAGGCCCATCTGATGGCCCTGCCTGCCAGCAGCAGCCTCCCTTGGGCCAGAGGACGCCCATCTACAAACCCTTCACACAGTGTAGACCCATAATGGACAGCCCACCTCACCCAGCCCCCCACTGTGTCGCAGAGGAGGAGCTGCGCTTCGTCAAGACCTGCCTACAGCGCTGGAGGACAGAGGTGGAGAACAACATAAACG AGCTAAAGGCCAGCATCGACAGGGTCAGTCAAGAGCTGGAAGGCATGTACTCGGATAACAGCTTGTGTCAG GTGCCGTACCGACTCCACGCCGTCCTCGTCCACGAGGGACAGGCCTCGGCAGGCCACTATTGGGCTTACATCTACGACCATCACAACCAGCACTGGATGAAGTACAATGACGTCATCGTCACGGAGTCCTCGTGGGAGGAGCTGGTCAGGGACTCATACGGAGGCATCACAAATGCCAGCGCCTACTGCCTCATGTACATCAATGACAACTTACCTCATCTAATCGCAG AGGACACAGACAACGAGACAGGACAGGCCACCAAGGGCATGGACAGCCTGCCAGCAGTCCTCAGGCGCTACGTCAGAGAGGACAACCGCTGGTTCCAGCAGGAGCTGAAGGACTGGGAGGAACAGTTCTGTCAGCCACCACGGGACGAGCCGGCAGCCCCCACAGCAGCCTCGCCCTCCCCTTGTGGTCCCAGTCAAGATCAGCCAGCAGAACCAGGACATGCCCTGGAACCCACTGGGGAGCAGGAACAGGAACCAGAGGCAGAACCAGCTGCGGTACCAACAGTGGAACTTGGAG AGCCGGTCCCAAGAAGCCAGCCTCCATCACCAGTCCCTGACTCACCAGAAAGCCCTGGCAGCAGCACGGAAGACGACCAGCAGGCTGGTTCAGTCACGCCAGAGGAAGGGGAGAGGCAGGAACACAGTCag CTGCCCCCACCACGGTCTCTCAGCCCTGCAGCGGAGACGAGCGGTCAGGCCCAGGCCGCGGCTGTAATCCCTGACCCCTCCACAGGCGTATCCCCTGAGGCCGACGGCAGGCCTGAGGTCACCGAGGCCCGGGGGGAAGCTGCGGAAGCACCCGACAGCCAGGTAGATGGCACGGATGGTCAAGATGCCTCGGCCGCGTCTACACGCAGACACCAGCAATCAGAGGACATGGTGTCAGAGGTGGAGATTCCCAACGTGGGAAAGATCCTGGTCCGGGCCGACACGGACGGTTACAATGAAGAG ATGATGCTGACTCCAGCCATGCAGGGCATCATCATGGCCATAGCTAAAGCCAGACAAGTGTTTGACAGCGACGGCCCTGAGGCTGGCCTCATCAAG GCGTTCCACGAGGAGTACTCCCGTCTGTTTGAGTTGTCCCAGGAGGAGACCACTCCCCAGCGAGACCCACGTCTGCACCACGCACTGGTCTACTTCTTCCAGAACCAGGCGCCCAACCGGGTCATCGAGAGGACCCTGCTGGAGGGCTTTACCGACCGCAACCTCAGCTTCGATGACAG GTCCATCAGCATCATGAGGGAGGCTCGTGCCAAACTACGCCTCATCAAGCCAGAGGATATGGACATGGAAGAGTATATG CAATGGCATGATGACTACAGCCTGTTCCGGACAGTGTTTGTCTACCTGCTGACAGGCCTGGAACAGTACCAGCATGGAAA GGTGCGCGAGGCGTTGAATTACCTTAACCACGCTTACAAAGACAACGCCATGCTgctgaggagaggggacaggagaggggtggATCAGTCGCTTATTGCACTTCACAGGAGGAGGTGTCTCAAA GAGGTGAATGACAACGCGGCCATGCTGTTCAGGAGCAGTGAGGTAAGCGATGTGGAGGACGGCGTGGTCATCATGAATGAGGCAGTCATCCCCTGCATGCAACTGATGAGCCGGCCGGACACGGTCAGCCAGGAGGACCTGGACACAATGGAGGCTATCCGCAGCCACTGGTGCTCCTACCTGGGGGTGGACCTGGAAG ACTCGCTACAGGAGAAGTTGGGTGAGTTTCTGCCCAGAGTCCTGGACTGCTCAACAGAGATGGTGGTCCTAAAGGATCCACCCACGGTGCGCTCCAAAGTGCCCCATGACCTGTGCAGTCGCCTGGCCGCCATCATGGAGTCCATCACCAACACATCTGCTGTTGCCGTCAAGTAA
- the usp28 gene encoding ubiquitin carboxyl-terminal hydrolase 28 isoform X3, with the protein MRVKQQSEHGEHSTNSSQLLINQLREITSIQDPQILLRALNASQGDISHAVGLLTTQPAENGQGTPETPDKEGNIEAWEAQTDASPKDDLQTAIELSLQESQAEERELNRALEASVEDSAARVKRKRCEPQGESSSPADWIRQEDWPVGIRNVGNTCWFSAVIQSLFHLPVFRRLVLNYCLSERILEKCKSPSDKRNIAFMQELRCLFALMTGSTRRFVDPSAAVELLRDAFRTSEAQQDVSEFTHKLLDWLEDAFQLAANGNPEDKKENPMVQLFYGTFVAERIHEGKILSNIEQFGQYPLQVNGFNNLDECLEGAMVEGEIEALYSDQTISSGSERWFSTLPPVLTFELSRFEFNQSLGRPEKIHKKLEFPQIIYMDRLLYVNRYLHKNNEQTHSRRGEAKKLKEQLTVLQQKLECYRHYGSGPVKYPLADMLQYVLEFACTKPSSVSPAEDVRPASSSPTPSSSNLQHADANDTSQCQEPGEAGPSDGPACQQQPPLGQRTPIYKPFTQCRPIMDSPPHPAPHCVAEEELRFVKTCLQRWRTEVENNINELKASIDRVSQELEGMYSDNSLCQVPYRLHAVLVHEGQASAGHYWAYIYDHHNQHWMKYNDVIVTESSWEELVRDSYGGITNASAYCLMYINDNLPHLIAEDTDNETGQATKGMDSLPAVLRRYVREDNRWFQQELKDWEEQFCQPPRDEPAAPTAASPSPCGPSQDQPAEPGHALEPTGEQEQEPEAEPAAVPTVELGEPVPRSQPPSPVPDSPESPGSSTEDDQQAGSVTPEEGERQEHSQQLPPPRSLSPAAETSGQAQAAAVIPDPSTGVSPEADGRPEVTEARGEAAEAPDSQVDGTDGQDASAASTRRHQQSEDMVSEVEIPNVGKILVRADTDGYNEEMMLTPAMQGIIMAIAKARQVFDSDGPEAGLIKAFHEEYSRLFELSQEETTPQRDPRLHHALVYFFQNQAPNRVIERTLLEGFTDRNLSFDDRSISIMREARAKLRLIKPEDMDMEEYMQWHDDYSLFRTVFVYLLTGLEQYQHGKVREALNYLNHAYKDNAMLLRRGDRRGVDQSLIALHRRRCLKEVNDNAAMLFRSSEVSDVEDGVVIMNEAVIPCMQLMSRPDTVSQEDLDTMEAIRSHWCSYLGVDLEDSLQEKLGEFLPRVLDCSTEMVVLKDPPTVRSKVPHDLCSRLAAIMESITNTSAVAVK; encoded by the exons AGCCAATTGCTGATCAACCAGCTCAGGGAGATCACTAGCATCCAAGACCCACAGATCCTCCTCAGAGCCCTGAAT GCAAGCCAGGGAGACATCAGCCATGCTGTTGGACTGCTGACCACACAGCCTGCTGAGAATGGCCAGGGCACTCCAGAGACTCCAGACAAAGAAGGCAACATTGAGGCCTGGGAGGCCCAGACAG aTGCTTCTCCTAAAGATGACCTTCAGACAGCCATCGAACTCAGCTTGCAAGAATCCCAGGCAGAGGAAAGAGAACTCAACAG GGCCTTGGAGGCCAGTGTGGAGGACAGTGCTGCACGGGTGAAGAGGAAGCGCTGTGAACCCCAAGGCGAGAGCTCCAGCCCTGCAGATTGGATCCGCCAGGAGGATTGGCCTGTGGGCATCCGCAATGTGGGCAACACCTGCTGGTTCAGTGCCGTCATACAG TCCCTGTTTCACCTGCCCGTGTTCCGCAGATTGGTACTCAACTACTGCCTGTCTGAGCGAATCCTGGAGAAGTGTAAGAGCCCCTCG GACAAGAGGAACATAGCCTTCATGCAGGAGCTGCGCTGTCTTTTTGCTCTCATGACCGGCTCCACTCGTAGGTTCGTGGACCCCTCTGCTGCCGTGGAGCTTCTGAGAGACGCTTTCAGAACCAGTGAGGCCCAACAG GATGTTAGTGAGTTCACCCACAAACTCCTTGACTGGCTTGAAGATGCCTTTCAGCTGGCTGCTAATGGAAA TCCggaagacaaaaaagaaaatccaatgGTTCAGCTTTTCTATGGGACTTTTGTGGCAGAGAGAATACATGAGG GCAAGATCTTATCAAACATCGAGCAATTTGGCCAGTACCCCTTACAAGTAAACGGTTTCAACAACTTGGATGAATGTCTGGAAGGTGCAATGGTAGAGGGGGAGATTGAAGCTCTGTATTCTGATCAAACCATTTCATCTGGCAGTGAG AGGTGGTTCTCGACATTGCCACCCGTGTTGACCTTTGAACTGTCCAGGTTTGAGTTCAACCAGTCTTTAGGACGCCCTGagaaaatccacaagaaattGGAGTTTCCACAAATAATTTATATGGACCG TTTACTGTATGTGAACAGATACCTTCACAAAAACAATGAGCAGACCCAtagcaggagaggagaggccaagaaactgaaggagcaGCTCACAGTCCTGCAACAAAAACTGGAGTG ctacagacACTATGGCTCCGGGCCTGTTAAGTATCCACTGGCAGACATGTTACAGTATGTGTTGGAGTTTGCCTGCACTAAGCCCAGCAGTGTGTCCCCAGCTGAAGACGTGAGGCCGGcttcctcctcccccacccCGTCCAGCAGCAACCTCCAGCACGCAGACGCCAACGACACCAG TCAGTGCCAGGAGCCAGGAGAAGCAGGCCCATCTGATGGCCCTGCCTGCCAGCAGCAGCCTCCCTTGGGCCAGAGGACGCCCATCTACAAACCCTTCACACAGTGTAGACCCATAATGGACAGCCCACCTCACCCAGCCCCCCACTGTGTCGCAGAGGAGGAGCTGCGCTTCGTCAAGACCTGCCTACAGCGCTGGAGGACAGAGGTGGAGAACAACATAAACG AGCTAAAGGCCAGCATCGACAGGGTCAGTCAAGAGCTGGAAGGCATGTACTCGGATAACAGCTTGTGTCAG GTGCCGTACCGACTCCACGCCGTCCTCGTCCACGAGGGACAGGCCTCGGCAGGCCACTATTGGGCTTACATCTACGACCATCACAACCAGCACTGGATGAAGTACAATGACGTCATCGTCACGGAGTCCTCGTGGGAGGAGCTGGTCAGGGACTCATACGGAGGCATCACAAATGCCAGCGCCTACTGCCTCATGTACATCAATGACAACTTACCTCATCTAATCGCAG AGGACACAGACAACGAGACAGGACAGGCCACCAAGGGCATGGACAGCCTGCCAGCAGTCCTCAGGCGCTACGTCAGAGAGGACAACCGCTGGTTCCAGCAGGAGCTGAAGGACTGGGAGGAACAGTTCTGTCAGCCACCACGGGACGAGCCGGCAGCCCCCACAGCAGCCTCGCCCTCCCCTTGTGGTCCCAGTCAAGATCAGCCAGCAGAACCAGGACATGCCCTGGAACCCACTGGGGAGCAGGAACAGGAACCAGAGGCAGAACCAGCTGCGGTACCAACAGTGGAACTTGGAG AGCCGGTCCCAAGAAGCCAGCCTCCATCACCAGTCCCTGACTCACCAGAAAGCCCTGGCAGCAGCACGGAAGACGACCAGCAGGCTGGTTCAGTCACGCCAGAGGAAGGGGAGAGGCAGGAACACAGTCag CAGCTGCCCCCACCACGGTCTCTCAGCCCTGCAGCGGAGACGAGCGGTCAGGCCCAGGCCGCGGCTGTAATCCCTGACCCCTCCACAGGCGTATCCCCTGAGGCCGACGGCAGGCCTGAGGTCACCGAGGCCCGGGGGGAAGCTGCGGAAGCACCCGACAGCCAGGTAGATGGCACGGATGGTCAAGATGCCTCGGCCGCGTCTACACGCAGACACCAGCAATCAGAGGACATGGTGTCAGAGGTGGAGATTCCCAACGTGGGAAAGATCCTGGTCCGGGCCGACACGGACGGTTACAATGAAGAG ATGATGCTGACTCCAGCCATGCAGGGCATCATCATGGCCATAGCTAAAGCCAGACAAGTGTTTGACAGCGACGGCCCTGAGGCTGGCCTCATCAAG GCGTTCCACGAGGAGTACTCCCGTCTGTTTGAGTTGTCCCAGGAGGAGACCACTCCCCAGCGAGACCCACGTCTGCACCACGCACTGGTCTACTTCTTCCAGAACCAGGCGCCCAACCGGGTCATCGAGAGGACCCTGCTGGAGGGCTTTACCGACCGCAACCTCAGCTTCGATGACAG GTCCATCAGCATCATGAGGGAGGCTCGTGCCAAACTACGCCTCATCAAGCCAGAGGATATGGACATGGAAGAGTATATG CAATGGCATGATGACTACAGCCTGTTCCGGACAGTGTTTGTCTACCTGCTGACAGGCCTGGAACAGTACCAGCATGGAAA GGTGCGCGAGGCGTTGAATTACCTTAACCACGCTTACAAAGACAACGCCATGCTgctgaggagaggggacaggagaggggtggATCAGTCGCTTATTGCACTTCACAGGAGGAGGTGTCTCAAA GAGGTGAATGACAACGCGGCCATGCTGTTCAGGAGCAGTGAGGTAAGCGATGTGGAGGACGGCGTGGTCATCATGAATGAGGCAGTCATCCCCTGCATGCAACTGATGAGCCGGCCGGACACGGTCAGCCAGGAGGACCTGGACACAATGGAGGCTATCCGCAGCCACTGGTGCTCCTACCTGGGGGTGGACCTGGAAG ACTCGCTACAGGAGAAGTTGGGTGAGTTTCTGCCCAGAGTCCTGGACTGCTCAACAGAGATGGTGGTCCTAAAGGATCCACCCACGGTGCGCTCCAAAGTGCCCCATGACCTGTGCAGTCGCCTGGCCGCCATCATGGAGTCCATCACCAACACATCTGCTGTTGCCGTCAAGTAA
- the usp28 gene encoding ubiquitin carboxyl-terminal hydrolase 28 isoform X1 produces the protein MRVKQQSEHGEHSTNSSQLLINQLREITSIQDPQILLRALNASQGDISHAVGLLTTQPAENGQGTPETPDKEGNIEAWEAQTDASPKDDLQTAIELSLQESQAEERELNRALEASVEDSAARVKRKRCEPQGESSSPADWIRQEDWPVGIRNVGNTCWFSAVIQSLFHLPVFRRLVLNYCLSERILEKCKSPSDKRNIAFMQELRCLFALMTGSTRRFVDPSAAVELLRDAFRTSEAQQDVSEFTHKLLDWLEDAFQLAANGNSPEDKKENPMVQLFYGTFVAERIHEGKILSNIEQFGQYPLQVNGFNNLDECLEGAMVEGEIEALYSDQTISSGSERWFSTLPPVLTFELSRFEFNQSLGRPEKIHKKLEFPQIIYMDRLLYVNRYLHKNNEQTHSRRGEAKKLKEQLTVLQQKLECYRHYGSGPVKYPLADMLQYVLEFACTKPSSVSPAEDVRPASSSPTPSSSNLQHADANDTSQCQEPGEAGPSDGPACQQQPPLGQRTPIYKPFTQCRPIMDSPPHPAPHCVAEEELRFVKTCLQRWRTEVENNINELKASIDRVSQELEGMYSDNSLCQVPYRLHAVLVHEGQASAGHYWAYIYDHHNQHWMKYNDVIVTESSWEELVRDSYGGITNASAYCLMYINDNLPHLIAEDTDNETGQATKGMDSLPAVLRRYVREDNRWFQQELKDWEEQFCQPPRDEPAAPTAASPSPCGPSQDQPAEPGHALEPTGEQEQEPEAEPAAVPTVELGEPVPRSQPPSPVPDSPESPGSSTEDDQQAGSVTPEEGERQEHSQQLPPPRSLSPAAETSGQAQAAAVIPDPSTGVSPEADGRPEVTEARGEAAEAPDSQVDGTDGQDASAASTRRHQQSEDMVSEVEIPNVGKILVRADTDGYNEEMMLTPAMQGIIMAIAKARQVFDSDGPEAGLIKAFHEEYSRLFELSQEETTPQRDPRLHHALVYFFQNQAPNRVIERTLLEGFTDRNLSFDDRSISIMREARAKLRLIKPEDMDMEEYMQWHDDYSLFRTVFVYLLTGLEQYQHGKVREALNYLNHAYKDNAMLLRRGDRRGVDQSLIALHRRRCLKEVNDNAAMLFRSSEVSDVEDGVVIMNEAVIPCMQLMSRPDTVSQEDLDTMEAIRSHWCSYLGVDLEDSLQEKLGEFLPRVLDCSTEMVVLKDPPTVRSKVPHDLCSRLAAIMESITNTSAVAVK, from the exons AGCCAATTGCTGATCAACCAGCTCAGGGAGATCACTAGCATCCAAGACCCACAGATCCTCCTCAGAGCCCTGAAT GCAAGCCAGGGAGACATCAGCCATGCTGTTGGACTGCTGACCACACAGCCTGCTGAGAATGGCCAGGGCACTCCAGAGACTCCAGACAAAGAAGGCAACATTGAGGCCTGGGAGGCCCAGACAG aTGCTTCTCCTAAAGATGACCTTCAGACAGCCATCGAACTCAGCTTGCAAGAATCCCAGGCAGAGGAAAGAGAACTCAACAG GGCCTTGGAGGCCAGTGTGGAGGACAGTGCTGCACGGGTGAAGAGGAAGCGCTGTGAACCCCAAGGCGAGAGCTCCAGCCCTGCAGATTGGATCCGCCAGGAGGATTGGCCTGTGGGCATCCGCAATGTGGGCAACACCTGCTGGTTCAGTGCCGTCATACAG TCCCTGTTTCACCTGCCCGTGTTCCGCAGATTGGTACTCAACTACTGCCTGTCTGAGCGAATCCTGGAGAAGTGTAAGAGCCCCTCG GACAAGAGGAACATAGCCTTCATGCAGGAGCTGCGCTGTCTTTTTGCTCTCATGACCGGCTCCACTCGTAGGTTCGTGGACCCCTCTGCTGCCGTGGAGCTTCTGAGAGACGCTTTCAGAACCAGTGAGGCCCAACAG GATGTTAGTGAGTTCACCCACAAACTCCTTGACTGGCTTGAAGATGCCTTTCAGCTGGCTGCTAATGGAAA caGTCCggaagacaaaaaagaaaatccaatgGTTCAGCTTTTCTATGGGACTTTTGTGGCAGAGAGAATACATGAGG GCAAGATCTTATCAAACATCGAGCAATTTGGCCAGTACCCCTTACAAGTAAACGGTTTCAACAACTTGGATGAATGTCTGGAAGGTGCAATGGTAGAGGGGGAGATTGAAGCTCTGTATTCTGATCAAACCATTTCATCTGGCAGTGAG AGGTGGTTCTCGACATTGCCACCCGTGTTGACCTTTGAACTGTCCAGGTTTGAGTTCAACCAGTCTTTAGGACGCCCTGagaaaatccacaagaaattGGAGTTTCCACAAATAATTTATATGGACCG TTTACTGTATGTGAACAGATACCTTCACAAAAACAATGAGCAGACCCAtagcaggagaggagaggccaagaaactgaaggagcaGCTCACAGTCCTGCAACAAAAACTGGAGTG ctacagacACTATGGCTCCGGGCCTGTTAAGTATCCACTGGCAGACATGTTACAGTATGTGTTGGAGTTTGCCTGCACTAAGCCCAGCAGTGTGTCCCCAGCTGAAGACGTGAGGCCGGcttcctcctcccccacccCGTCCAGCAGCAACCTCCAGCACGCAGACGCCAACGACACCAG TCAGTGCCAGGAGCCAGGAGAAGCAGGCCCATCTGATGGCCCTGCCTGCCAGCAGCAGCCTCCCTTGGGCCAGAGGACGCCCATCTACAAACCCTTCACACAGTGTAGACCCATAATGGACAGCCCACCTCACCCAGCCCCCCACTGTGTCGCAGAGGAGGAGCTGCGCTTCGTCAAGACCTGCCTACAGCGCTGGAGGACAGAGGTGGAGAACAACATAAACG AGCTAAAGGCCAGCATCGACAGGGTCAGTCAAGAGCTGGAAGGCATGTACTCGGATAACAGCTTGTGTCAG GTGCCGTACCGACTCCACGCCGTCCTCGTCCACGAGGGACAGGCCTCGGCAGGCCACTATTGGGCTTACATCTACGACCATCACAACCAGCACTGGATGAAGTACAATGACGTCATCGTCACGGAGTCCTCGTGGGAGGAGCTGGTCAGGGACTCATACGGAGGCATCACAAATGCCAGCGCCTACTGCCTCATGTACATCAATGACAACTTACCTCATCTAATCGCAG AGGACACAGACAACGAGACAGGACAGGCCACCAAGGGCATGGACAGCCTGCCAGCAGTCCTCAGGCGCTACGTCAGAGAGGACAACCGCTGGTTCCAGCAGGAGCTGAAGGACTGGGAGGAACAGTTCTGTCAGCCACCACGGGACGAGCCGGCAGCCCCCACAGCAGCCTCGCCCTCCCCTTGTGGTCCCAGTCAAGATCAGCCAGCAGAACCAGGACATGCCCTGGAACCCACTGGGGAGCAGGAACAGGAACCAGAGGCAGAACCAGCTGCGGTACCAACAGTGGAACTTGGAG AGCCGGTCCCAAGAAGCCAGCCTCCATCACCAGTCCCTGACTCACCAGAAAGCCCTGGCAGCAGCACGGAAGACGACCAGCAGGCTGGTTCAGTCACGCCAGAGGAAGGGGAGAGGCAGGAACACAGTCag CAGCTGCCCCCACCACGGTCTCTCAGCCCTGCAGCGGAGACGAGCGGTCAGGCCCAGGCCGCGGCTGTAATCCCTGACCCCTCCACAGGCGTATCCCCTGAGGCCGACGGCAGGCCTGAGGTCACCGAGGCCCGGGGGGAAGCTGCGGAAGCACCCGACAGCCAGGTAGATGGCACGGATGGTCAAGATGCCTCGGCCGCGTCTACACGCAGACACCAGCAATCAGAGGACATGGTGTCAGAGGTGGAGATTCCCAACGTGGGAAAGATCCTGGTCCGGGCCGACACGGACGGTTACAATGAAGAG ATGATGCTGACTCCAGCCATGCAGGGCATCATCATGGCCATAGCTAAAGCCAGACAAGTGTTTGACAGCGACGGCCCTGAGGCTGGCCTCATCAAG GCGTTCCACGAGGAGTACTCCCGTCTGTTTGAGTTGTCCCAGGAGGAGACCACTCCCCAGCGAGACCCACGTCTGCACCACGCACTGGTCTACTTCTTCCAGAACCAGGCGCCCAACCGGGTCATCGAGAGGACCCTGCTGGAGGGCTTTACCGACCGCAACCTCAGCTTCGATGACAG GTCCATCAGCATCATGAGGGAGGCTCGTGCCAAACTACGCCTCATCAAGCCAGAGGATATGGACATGGAAGAGTATATG CAATGGCATGATGACTACAGCCTGTTCCGGACAGTGTTTGTCTACCTGCTGACAGGCCTGGAACAGTACCAGCATGGAAA GGTGCGCGAGGCGTTGAATTACCTTAACCACGCTTACAAAGACAACGCCATGCTgctgaggagaggggacaggagaggggtggATCAGTCGCTTATTGCACTTCACAGGAGGAGGTGTCTCAAA GAGGTGAATGACAACGCGGCCATGCTGTTCAGGAGCAGTGAGGTAAGCGATGTGGAGGACGGCGTGGTCATCATGAATGAGGCAGTCATCCCCTGCATGCAACTGATGAGCCGGCCGGACACGGTCAGCCAGGAGGACCTGGACACAATGGAGGCTATCCGCAGCCACTGGTGCTCCTACCTGGGGGTGGACCTGGAAG ACTCGCTACAGGAGAAGTTGGGTGAGTTTCTGCCCAGAGTCCTGGACTGCTCAACAGAGATGGTGGTCCTAAAGGATCCACCCACGGTGCGCTCCAAAGTGCCCCATGACCTGTGCAGTCGCCTGGCCGCCATCATGGAGTCCATCACCAACACATCTGCTGTTGCCGTCAAGTAA